In Antechinus flavipes isolate AdamAnt ecotype Samford, QLD, Australia chromosome 3, AdamAnt_v2, whole genome shotgun sequence, a genomic segment contains:
- the ZSWIM9 gene encoding uncharacterized protein ZSWIM9: MEEELEAEPEPGRGLELEPQLEPEAEPEAQPEPEPVLEPGRELGLEPQPEPEPEPHPEPVLDPELESQLEPESEPESEPQLELEGELRQEPGLEPAQEPEPRSAWAEATAAQEERELQDREFFSWAEFSRFFDAWCQQHRALFFVKSSMHLAKCRWALDTQLHALIDVLKYSYVRLVCKDVRAPAGRPGLAGSPQTGCPAFIILKLSPLRDRLVVTECHLTHSHPACPLEFAYYFRPGHLLANACLPVRTTNKISKQFVAPADIHRLLSYCKSRDHGVLDALHVLEGLFQADPEAKVKLVFVEDQAVVETVFFLTSPMMALLRRFPLMLFFDRLPGLQGTFDLATVLCVDDRGRGREVACCLTRQTSPGLLRFTLASLVQSVPEIKGRVRCVTVGPEVGTQLEAVRELLPGARVQICRVQVLETLFSKAQELGGAGEDPGLWPLLCRLAGAASAAAYMEALAELRATCPAAFVDYFERSWAPRRAMWVRLWAFETARNVDACALVRGHRQRLLRGLSPSPTVAQCIRDLVALQRGHGDGEGPAGDEGPAKAPPSGPGAGLENGGRWGAQWGDRGGRGMRAGEGAAQSGDRGPRLGGFQGGEPGDRAEWGARFGERDVQLVDGGEKETQLGDRGMFLWERSGHLGDREERARQPGGGGVQLGERGERGLPLWERGVPLGSRGERRLPLGDRGERGFRLWERGVQLGSREASRTQLGDGDVQLVVGGERTEWAAGGLQLDARGDRGPRLWDGGQTMQLGDREEPGAAFGELQGRGRAGGVAEERLGARKRPRSSSEEEDWELLSRFRAVCGPELAGLVAEELTFARQHGVRGFRWTGSGYTLQDGTSDFLLDAALTRCSCSIHAARHLPCRHLFAARLVVGAALFHMDLLRDSWGGAPEP, translated from the exons ATGGAGGAGGAACTGGAAGCAGAGCCCGAGCCCGGGCGAGGACTGGAGCTGGAGCCGCAGTTGGAGCCAGAGGCGGAGCCAGAGGCGCAGCCGGAGCCAGAGCCGGTGCTTGAGCCAGGACGAGAGCTGGGGCTTGAACCCCAGCCGGAGCCCGAGCCCGAGCCCCATCCGGAGCCAGTGTTGGATCCAGAGCTAGAGTCCCAGCTGGAGCCAGAATCAGAGCCAGAATCAGAGCCCCAGCTGGAGCTGGAAGGGGAGCTCAGACAGGAGCCAGGGCTGGAGCCGGCGCAGGAGCCAGAGCCGAGGTCGGCCTGGGCCGAGGCCACCGCGGCCCAGGAGGAGCGGGAGCTGCAGGACCGGGAGTTCTTCTCGTGGGCCGAGTTCAGCCGCTTCTTCGACGCCTGGTGTCAGCAGCACCGGGCCCTCTTCTTCGTCAAGAGCTCCATGCACCTGGCCAAATGCCGCTGGGCCCTGGACACCCAGCTCCACGCGCTCATCGACGTCCTCAAATACAGCTACGTGCGGCTGGTCTGCAAGGACGTGCGGGCCCCGGCGGGGCGGCCGGGCCTGGCGGG GAGTCCCCAGACGGGCTGCCCAGCTTTCATCATCCTGAAGCTCAGCCCCCTCCGGGACCGCCTGGTGGTGACCGAGTGCCACCTGACCCATTCACACCCCGCCTGCCCACTGGAGTTTGCCTACTATTTCCGCCCGGGCCATCTTCTCGCCAACGCCTGCCTCCCCGTCCGCACCACCAACAAGATCTCCAAGCAGTTTGTGGCCCCCGCGGACATCCACCGCCTCCTGTCCTACTGCAAGAGCCGGGACCACGGTGTCCTCGATGCCCTGCATGTCTTGGAGGGGCTCTTCCAGGCTGACCCGGAGGCCAAG gtgAAGCTGGTGTTCGTGGAGGACCAAGCCGTGGTGGAGACGGTCTTCTTCCTGACGTCCCCCATGATGGCCCTGCTCCGCCGCTTCCCCCTCATGCTGTTCTTCGACAGGCTCCCCGGGCTGCAGGGCACCTTCGACCTGGCCACCGTGCTGTGCGTGGACGACCGCGGGCGCGGGCGCGAGGTGGCCTGCTGCCTCACGCGCCAGACCTCCCCGGGCCTCCTGCGCTTCACGCTGGCCTCGCTGGTGCAGAGCGTCCCCGAGATCAAGGGCCGCGTGCGCTGCGTCACCGTGGGGCCCGAGGTGGGCACGCAGCTGGAGGCCGTGCGCGAGCTGCTGCCGGGCGCGCGCGTGCAGATCTGCCGCGTGCAGGTGCTGGAGACGCTCTTCAGCAAGGCGCAGGAGCTGGGCGGCGCGGGGGAGGACCCGGGGCTCTGGCCGCTGCTCTGCCGCCTGGCCGGGGCCGCCTCGGCCGCCGCCTACATGGAGGCGCTGGCCGAGCTGCGCGCCACCTGCCCGGCCGCCTTCGTGGACTACTTCGAGCGCAGCTGGGCGCCCCGCAGGGCCATGTGGGTGCGCCTGTGGGCCTTCGAGACGGCCCGCAACGTGGACGCCTGCGCCCTGGTGCGCGGGCACCGGCAGCGCCTGCTGCGCGGCCTCAGCCCCTCGCCCACGGTGGCCCAGTGCATCCGCGACCTGGTGGCCCTGCAGCGGGGCCACGGGGACGGGGAGGGGCCGGCGGGCGACGAGGGCCCGGCCAAGGCCCCTCCCAGCGGCCCCGGGGCGGGGCTGGAGAACGGCGGCAGGTGGGGGGCGCAGTGGGGGGATCGAGGCGGGCGGGGGATGCGGGCGGGGGAAGGAGCCGCGCAGTCGGGGGACAGGGGACCGAGACTGGGGGGCTTCCAGGGAGGAGAGCCCGGGGACAGGGCCGAGTGGGGGGCGCGTTTCGGGGAGAGAGACGTGCAGCTTGTGGACGGAGGGGAGAAGGAGACGCAGTTGGGAGACAGGGGGATGTTCTTGTGGGAAAGAAGCGGCCACTTAGGAGACCGGGAGGAGAGGGCCCGGCAGCCTGGGGGAGGCGGCGTCCAGTTGGGGGAGCGAGGAGAGAGGGGGCTGCCTTTGTGGGAGAGAGGCGTGCCGCTGGGGAGCAGAGGGGAGCGGAGGCTGCCGCTGGGAGACAGAGGGGAGAGGGGCTTCCGTCTGTGGGAGCGAGGCGTTCAGTTAGGGAGCAGAGAGGCGAGCAGGACGCAGTTGGGAGACGGCGACGTACAGCTGGTGGTCGGAGGGGAACGGACAGAATGGGCTGCGGGGGGCCTTCAGCTGGACGCCAGGGGGGACAGGGGGCCGCGTTTGTGGGATGGAGGGCAGACGATGCAGCTGGGGGACAGAGAGGAGCCCGGGGCCGCCTTCGGGGAGCTTCAGGGAAGAGGGAGGGCGGGCGGGGTTGCGGAGGAGAGGCTGGGAGCCCGGAAGCGGCCCCGAAGTTCCTCGGAGGAGGAAGATTGGGAGCTGCTGTCCAGATTCCGGGCCGTGTGCGGGCCAGAACTGGCCGGCCTGGTGGCTGAGGAGCTGACCTTTGCCCGGCAGCACGGGGTCAGGGGCTTCCGCTGGACTGGCTCGGGCTACACTCTGCAGGACGGGACCTCGGACTTCCTCCTGGACGCGGCGCTGACGCGCTGCAGCTGCTCCATCCACGCCGCCCGCCACCTCCCCTGCCGACACCTCTTTGCTGCCCGCCTGGTGGTGGGGGCCGCCCTGTTCCACATGGACCTGCTCAGGGACAGCTGGGGAGGGGCCCCCGAGCCTTGA
- the LOC127556604 gene encoding uncharacterized protein ZSWIM9-like isoform X1, which yields MPEEGAPRCPGPAGGATMGELGLGLEFHTWRHFSSFFDDWCERHKVLFIIASLKPLISLRQPPLPYLPSLASTLRFRFVRLICKHSGTYVGQSVVQRDQQSQKIDCPALITLRLGPKKDRLVVTEAKLQHNHQLSPREFSRCFKRSQLEASLGLPIRITNSVSKRFLAPDLVWNLEDYSRAKDKGMCQLLGEMHALFRADPGAKVKLVFQEDVAILNSIFLATSHMRQLACSFPRLLFLDQAAGLPGDFELYSVLCQDANGRGREVAYCLARRGTPDLLVFIVASLVQSVPEIKTLVECLTVGVACLAGVDAVEEVLPCARVQVCRAQVLEALGRRARELAVPGERRIANLLHNLAHAASPKVYSQYLSDLEDVAPLEFLRYFLETWHPYKGTWAACWAYYRGESCPFVDHLEAHRQKLLPALARDASLAGSVRGLLDLQSLPVELQGLQAEEVAERYQAAGPGEAAALAAEELALARHGGGIRPAEGGGFVLEGTVRGASFTVGADLASCSCSIFTAGRRPCRHIFAARLWAGKALFDVSLLPPAGGDDG from the exons ATG CCCGAGGAAGGAGCCCCCCGCTGCCCGGGCCCCGCCGGCGGCGCCACCATGGGCGAGCTGGGCCTGGGCCTGGAGTTCCACACGTGGCGCCACTTCAGCAGCTTCTTCGACGACTGGTGTGAGCGGCACAAGGTGCTGTTCATCATCGCCAGCCTCAAGCCCCTGATCTCCCTGCGCCAGCCCCCGCTGCCCTACCTGCCCAGCCTGGCCTCCACCCTGCGCTTCCGCTTCGTGCGCCTCATCTGCAAGCACAGCGGCACCTACGTGGGGCAGAGCGTAGTGCAGCGGGACCAGCA GAGCCAGAAGATCGACTGCCCGGCCCTCATCACGCTGCGCCTGGGCCCCAAGAAGGACCGGCTGGTGGTGACGGAGGCCAAGCTGCAGCACAACCACCAGCTCTCCCCGCGCGAGTTCTCGCGCTGCTTCAAGCGCAGCCAGCTGGAGGCCAGCCTGGGGCTGCCCATCCGCATCACCAACAGCGTCTCCAAGCGCTTCCTGGCCCCCGACCTGGTCTGGAACCTGGAGGACTACAGCCGGGCCAAGGACAAGGGCATGTGCCAGCTGCTCGGGGAGATGCACGCCCTCTTCCGGGCTGACCCCGGGGCCAAGGTCAAGCTGGTCTTCCAGGAGGACGTGGCCATCCTCAACTCCATCTTCCTGGCCACGTCGCACATGCGGCAGCTGGCGTGCTCCTTCCCCCGCCTGCTCTTCTTGGACCAGGCGGCCGGCCTGCCCGGGGACTTCGAGCTGTACTCTGTGCTCTGCCAGGACGCCAACGGGCGGGGCCGCGAGGTGGCCTACTGCCTGGCGCGCAGGGGCACGCCCGACCTGCTGGTCTTCATCGTGGCCTCGCTGGTGCAGAGCGTCCCCGAGATCAAGACGCTGGTGGAGTGCCTGACCGTGGGCGTGGCCTGCCTGGCGGGCGTGGACGCCGTGGAGGAGGTGCTGCCCTGCGCCCGCGTGCAGGTGTGCCGCGCTCAGGTGCTGGAGGCCCTGGGGCGCCGGGCGCGGGAGCTGGCGGTGCCCGGGGAGCGGCGCATCGCCAACCTCCTGCACAACCTGGCCCACGCCGCCTCCCCCAAGGTCTACAGCCAGTACCTCAGCGACCTGGAAGACGTGGCCCCCCTGGAGTTCCTCCGCTACTTCCTGGAGACCTGGCACCCGTACAAAGGCACCTGGGCCGCCTGCTGGGCCTACTACCGGGGGGAGAGCTGCCCCTTCGTGGACCACCTCGAGGCTCACCGGCAGAAGCTGCTGCCCGCCCTGGCCCGAGACGCCTCCCTGGCGGGCTCCGTCCGGGGCTTGCTGGACCTCCAGAGCCTGCCCGTGGAACTTCAGGGGTTGCAGGCCGAAGAGGTGGCCGAGCGCTACCAGGCAGCGGGGCCCGGGGAGGCGGCCGCCCTGGCCGCCGAGGAGCTGGCCCTGGCCCGCCACGGCGGGGGCATCCGGCCGGCCGAGGGGGGCGGCTTCGTGCTGGAGGGGACTGTGCGGGGGGCCTCCTTCACCGTGGGCGCCGACCTGGCCTCCTGCAGCTGCTCCATCTTCACAGCTGGCCGCCGGCCCTGCCGCCACATCTTCGCTGCCCGCCTCTGGGCGGGGAAGGCCCTCTTTGACGTCAGCCTTCTGCCCCCCGCGGGTGGCGACGATGGGTAA